Proteins from a genomic interval of Chanos chanos chromosome 3, fChaCha1.1, whole genome shotgun sequence:
- the LOC115806351 gene encoding bryoporin-like: protein MATGGAPKPARSCTVKIKNCSTVHSLINPKFWMNSGYNSQPPSPTVDVNTTGVCAFSKTAGAATGAVGVLTYELFNKKKQCSDKVIAIMFSVPYDCNLYDNWLAVGIFDCAQPCDDTLYNLMYYKSDSKFLRAKATDPSIVYTQESVEIRASMSNARTADVQVEIHDKC, encoded by the exons ATGGCTACTGGAGGTGCCCCAAAGCCCGCTCGTAGCTGCACTGTAAAAATCAAGAACTGCAGTACTGTCCACTCGCTTATCAACCCCAA attctGGATGAACAGCGGCTACAACAGCCAACCTCCCTCACCCACTGTGGACGTGAACACAACGGGGGTGTGTGCCTTCTCCAAGACAGCAGGCGCTGCCACAGGGGCTGTAGGTGTCTTAACTTATGAACTattcaacaaaaagaaacaatgttCAGATAAGGTGATAGCtatcatgttctctgtgcctTATGACTGCAACCTCTATGACAACTGGCTGGCAGTGGGCATTTTTGACTGCGCTCAACCATGTGACGACACACTCTACAATCTCATGTACTATAAGTCTGACTCTAAGTTCCTGCGTGCCAAGGCCACAGACCCTAGTATAGTGTACACACAGGAGTCAGTGGAGATCAGAGCAAGCATGAGCAATGCAAGAACAGCTGATGTTCAGGTTGAGATCCATGATAAGTGCTAA